A window of Yoonia sp. SS1-5 genomic DNA:
GGTCACTTGCGCACGGCGGGCACGCTCGGCGTTCAACTGCTGCAACATGGCAGCGCGGGTGGCAGCATCCAGGTTCACATCCAGGATTTCGGCACGGGTTACTTCGATACCCCAATCATCAACCTGCTGGGCGACCTGTTCGCGCACAGCGTCAATCAGGTTGGCGCGATTGGCCTGCACCTGATCCAGTTCCATGCGACCAATCTCGGACCTGACAATGCCCGCCACCGTTGTTGAAATCGCGCCATCAACGTCACGAATGCGGTAAACCGTCTTTTCCGGCTCAATAATGCGATAGAAGACACTGGTTTCGACCTGAACAAGCACGTTGTCAGACGTAATGGCGTCTTGCGTCATGGATGGCAGCTGGCGTTCAAGGATCGACACCTTGTGCCGAACGCGGTCCAGAAATGGCACGATCAGGTTAAACCCTGGCCCCAGAACCGAACGTAGTCTTCCCAGCCGTTCAACGACATATTTTTCGGATTGCGGTACAATCCGGATACCGGCGAGAATGCAAACAAGAACAAAGATTGCAGCCGCAAAATACAGCAGCTCCATTCCACCAAAATCAGCCATGAATTGTTCTATCGTCATATATCTGTCCCTTTATTGTTATGCATGACAGATATGCATGCACTAAGCTGATTTCAATGTATGCAACGGCATACTGTTGCCTTTGAACCGGGCTGCAACAACTGCACCAATCGTATCAGCGGTCGCCGGGCTCAAGGTCCAGCCAAGGTGGCCATGCCCTGTGTTATAGAAAACACGGTCCTTTTTTCCGGGGCCGACACGCGGCATCATATTGGGCATCATCGGGCGCAATCCGGCCCAAGGAATACAGTTTTCGGTTGATACGTCTGGAAAATGCTCTTCGCACCATTTGATCAGCGGACGCACGCGGCGATCCAGAATGTCGCGGTTTTCGCCGTTAAATTCAGCCGTACCTGCAATCCGCAAACGGGTCTTTCCCAACCGCGACGAAACGATCTTGGCCTTATCATCCAAAAGGGAGGTATTTGGCGCTGCCGCCTGACTGGCCGCATCATCAAGGTTCACGGTGATCGAATAGCCTTTCACCGGGTAGATATTCACCCGATCACCCAACATATGGGCGAATTTCCGGCTGGCGACACCGGCCGACACCACAATCCCGTCAAACCGTTCTTCGTGGTTGCACTCGACATAGACGCCATCATCCCTGACATGCAGATCCGTCACAGGCGCGCCAAGCTTAAAGACAACACCCTGTTTCTTCAGCCAATCCGCCAGACCCATGGTGAACTTGTGGATATCACCGGTGCTGTCGCTTTCTGTCCAGAACCCGCCGATGATGTCACCACGCAAGGCGGGCTCGCGGGCCATGACCTCGTCTACAGTCAACTCATGCCGTTCCAACCCGCCTTCGGCGAGCAGGCCGTTGACCATCCGGGCATGGGTCAGGTCTTTTTCTGTCTTGTAGAAATGCAGAATACCCGCGGGGCTGAAATCAAAATCCACACCGGATTTTTCTGCCATCTCGGCCAGCCCGGCACGGGCGGCAACGGCCATACCGGCTGTCTTGATCGTATTTGTCTTGTAACGCGGAATATTGGCCAGAAATTCGGTCATCCAACTGACCTTGTGCCAACCGGGGCGGGGGTTCACAAACAGGGGCGCATCGCCCTGCAACATCCATTTGAGCCCCTTCAGAACAGTAGACCACTGGTTCCAGACCTCGGCATTCGAGGCGCTTAACTGGCCGCCATTGGCAAAACTGGTTTCCATACCCGCATAGCGCTGGCGATCAAAAACCGTCACGTCAAATCCGCGGACATAAAGGGAATAGGCCGTTGTTACGCCGGTAATCCCGGCACCAAGTACTGCAATCGAAGGCATGGCATTTCTCCGCCAATGGCGCTTGCGCGCATGTGCCCCCGCCGTCTGCTGTACCTGAGAGATTCACCGCATGTGCGGCTTGCTCCTTCGGCGGACCTTGCGGTCTCTCTTCGGCGTGTTGCACCCCAACCGGTTCATTTGCCTGAGAGTGACCGGGGCGGTTGCTCCTTCGGCGACGGTTTTGGAATCGGGCCGTTCTCTCCCGGATGGCGTGTTGCTTGGGCTGCTCTTAGACGGACTGCAGGAAAACGCAATTCACATGTTTGCAACAAATAAGATCAGATTGGCCGGTCGTCGGGCAATCCGCCTGTATCTGCCTGCCATGCGGCCAGACGCGCGCCGTAGGACGGCACCCGATCACGCAACCCAACAAAGGTATCCAGATCGAACAGTGCCCAACGTTGCCCCTCGTCACCAAAAACGATCCGGCTGGCCATCACAGCTGGCATCTGTGCAACAAAGAACGCATTCCACAAGCGCGGGTCAGTCGACGAGCGGAACGCGCTTTGCCACAACACGGCATCCTCAGACAGGGTCAATCCCAACTCCTCGTGCAGTTCCCGCGATACGGTCTGAAACGGCGTCTCATCCCCCTCACGACCACCACCGGGCAGGTCCCACAGGTTCGGATAGTGGATATGGGCAAGGTCGTCACGCAGGATGCTTACCAGCTTGCGCCCAAGGAAAAGCGCGACTTTCGCACCCTGATGGTGACCCGTTGTTTCCACCTGCCGCGCTCCCTATCATAACGCCATGCCCGCACTTTGCCGTGACTGCCTTTCAACATTTGACAGCGAACAGCGCTGCCCGCAATGTCGTAGCCCCCGGGTGACACGGCATCCGGAATTGTTTGACCTGTCCATCGCGCATATGGATTGCGACGCATTTTATGCCAGCGTCGAGAAACGCGATAATCCCGGGCTAGCCGACAAACCTGTGATCATCGGCGGCGGCCGGCGCGGCGTGGTCTCAACGGCCTGCTATGTGGCCCGGATCAAGGGGGTCAGGTCGGCAATGCCGATGTTTCAGGCGCTCAAGCTTTGCCCAGAGGCCGTCGTGGTGCGCCCCCGTTTTGACGCCTATGTCGAGGCATCCCGCGCCATTCGTGCGATGATGGATGCGCTGACGCCGGTCGTCGAACCCCTGTCACTGGACGAGGCGTTCATGGACTTGACCGGCACCGCCCGACTGCATGGCGCACCCCCTGCTGTCATGCTCGCCAGACTGATCAAGCGGATGAAGACCGAGCTTGGCCTGACCGGCTCTATCGGGCTGAGCCACAATAAATTTCTGGCCAAGGTCGCATCCGACCTCGACAAGCCGCGCGGCTTTTCCATCATCGGCAAGGCAGAGACCACGGCATTTCTGCGCCCCAAATCGGTGCGCCTGATCTGGGGGATCGGCCCTGCGGCGCAAACAAGTCTGAACAATGCGGGCATTCGCACCTTTGATGATCTTCTGCGCTGGGACCGGCGCGATCTGCATGACCGATTTGGCGGCATGGGTGAGCGTCTTTATGCGCTGGCAAGGGGGGAAGACGGACGGCGGATCACGGCCCATAGCCCGGTCAAAACCCTGTCCAATGAAACCACATTTCATGAAGATACCAGCAATGTGGACATTCTGGATGGGCATATCTGGCGGATGGCTGAAAAGGTCAGCGCCCGCGCAAAAGCCAAGAACAAGGCCGGGCGCGTCGTGACGCTCAAGTTGAAAACGCATGATTTCAAGGGCATCACGAAGCGGATCAGCCTGCATCATCCAACGCAAATCGCCGATACAATCTACCGGACCGCGCGGGGACTATTCGATCAGGTTGGCGATAAGGGACCTTACCGGTTATTGGGCGTGGGCTTGTCCGAGATTACGGCCGACACAGATGCGGATCGCGAGGGGGACCTTCTGGATCCGGACGCGGGGAAACGCGCGCAGGCTGAAAAGGCAGCCGATGCGATCCGCGAGAAATTCGGCAGCGATGCCATCATCAAGGGTCGCGCCCTGCGCTAAGATCCGCAACGGCCGGGTGATCCCGCAACCGCGCGCCCAGAAAAACGGCGCCGGCCTTGGTCAGATGCACGCGGTCCGCCGGGATCATATCACCATGAGCGTCAAATACCCGGCCATGCTGCCCGTCATCCGACAAAAGATTCACCAGATCAATATAATGGCTTTGCGGCAGGATCGCCCGGTTCGCCGCATTGCTGGCCAAAATCGCATCCGGAATCCGCGCCGTCGCTGACCGCCGCTGAACAGGGTCGATTTGCCCGTAGACGTTCAAGTTATATCCAAAATGCTTCGGCCCGACGAAAACCGTATTGAGGTTCTGGTGCATCTTGCCCGCGACAAAACCCGAACACGCATCTTCGACGGCAATGACCGGCAGGAACACAATATCTGCCGCATCAACGAGTGCTTTGTCGCCGCTTGCCATTTGCGGATATTCGCAAAGCGCGATATCGGCCCGATACACCACATTGTCCCGTGCGGTCAGGCCGGATTCGAGCAGTATGTTCGCAAAATCCCGCCCCTGACTGTTGCCCAGCACCAGAACATTGCGGCCCCGGGGCGGTTTTGGAAAATGCGCAAGCTGCAGCTGTCGGATGTTTTCGTTATAGGCCATATGCATCCCGGCTACCAAATCCGGGCGGGTCTGAAATATTCGGGCCGGATAGCCCTGCTGCAGGTGCAACGCGATGCCTGCCACCACACCGGCCAGTGACGCGCCGATCAATGTGCCACCAACAAAGATGCCGGACGTTTTTTGCGGATCGCGGAACGGACGCTCGACAAAGCGCCATGTCAACACCGACAGGATCAGGCAGAGCAGGATCAGCGCGGCATATAGCAGCCCAGAGGGTTCCTCGTAGCTATTGATCCGCGCAAAGGCAAAGACCGGCTGATGCCATAGATACAGGCTGTAGCTGATCAGCCCGATGCCAACCAAAACCCGCATCTGCAACAATCGGGCGACATGGCCGCCCCGCCTGCCAAACATCAGAACAAGCAGCGTGCCGCCAACTGGGATCAGGGTGTAGGCGGACGGAAACGGCGTTGTTTCATCGAACCACAAAACCGACAAGGCTATCGCCGTTAAACCGGCCAGCGCCAACCGATCATTGCCGCGCACCGGTCGCGACCGCTCCCAAAACGCGCCCAGCGCGCCGATCCCCAACTCCCACGCCCGACTGTGCAACAGATAAAAGGTGCCGGTCGGGGCGCTACTATAAAAAACCAGACAGGCGGCAAAACTGGCCAGACAAATCAGCGCAACAATATAGACGGATCGTAGTTTCAGCCGTGGCCAGCAGATGATCAGGACCAGCGGAAATAGCAGATAGAACTGCTCCTCAACCGCGAGGCTCCATGTGTGCAGCAGCGGTTTGAACTCTGCCTCCAGGTCCCAATATCCGCTGGTCAGGGTCAACAGGAGGTTGTTGGCGGACAAGAAAGTCGCGACAACGCTTTGGCCGAAGTTCTCTAACGGCTCGGGCAGCATCCACAGCCATGCCAAGGGAATGCAGGCCAGAACCACCACCGTCAGCGCGGGCAGGATGCGCCGGGCGCGGCGACAGTAAAAATGCCACAGGCTGAATTCACCCCGCGACAGATCGGTCAGGATGATCCCGGTAATCAGATAACCACTGATGACAAAGAAGACATCGACACCCACGAACCCGCCCGAAAACGTCGCAAACCCCGCGTGAAACAGGATCACCGAAATCACGGCCACCGCCCGCAGCCCATCAACCTCTGTTCGGTAGTTCCCTGCCACACCCGACCCTTTGTGATGCCTGCCGAAATGTGCCCGGTTAATGGTTAATGGCGCGTAAAAATCAGGGGGCTGCATTGCATAAGCCCGCGCGCGGGCGTAACTTTCCGGCACGGAAACCGATCAACAACAGGAGGGCACAAGCTGAGCATGCGTATCATCCGCCGACTCCAGCATGGTCCCCGCGCTGCCCTGTAAACGTGTTTGCAGGGCATGATCTTCACGGTCTGCCCTTATCGCCGCGCCAGCGGCACGCTTTGTTGATAAGAGAGCACCATGACAATCGTTAATATCAATGGCCTGGGCGTCACCCTGGGCGAGACACTTTTCACCGACCTGAACCTGACAATTTCCAAGGGCGACAGGATTGGCCTTGTGGCTGCAAACGGCCGGGGCAAATCGACGCTTATGGCCTGCCTTGCCAGGGAACTGGAACAGACGACGGGCCAGATCACCTATGCGCGCGGCATGCGGATCGGCCATGTTCTGCAAAATGTGCCAGACAACGCCCTTGCGCGGACGTTATACGATCTGGTGCTGGATGCCTTGCCGCAGGAACAGGCGGATTATGAAAGCTGGCGGGTTGATGTTGTTCTGGACGATCTGAACGTGCCGCACGCCCTGCAGCAACAGCCCTTGTCATCGCTCAGCGGCGGGTGGCAACGCACCGCACTTTTGGCGGCGGCCTGGGTGACAGAACCCGACATGCTGCTGCTGGATGAACCAACCAACCATCTTGACCTTCACCGCATCGGGTTGCTGCAAGAGTGGCTGACCGCCCTGCCCCGGGACGTTCCCGCGCTGATCACCAGCCATGACCGGGCCTTTCTGGACGCCACCACAAATCGCACATTGTTTCTGCGTCAGGAGAATAGCCGCGTCTTTCAATTGCCCTTCACCGCAGCCCGGGTCGCCCTGGCCGAAGCGGACGCTGCGGATGAACGCCGCTTTGCCAACGACCTCAACAAGGTCGCTCAATTGCGCAAACAGGCCGCCAAGCTCAAGAATATCGGGATCAATTCGGGCTCGGACCTTTTGGTCAACAAAACCAAGCAACTCACCGAACGGGCGGCCAAGATCGAGGCCGCCGCAAAACCTGCACATCAGGACCGCAGCGCCGGTGACATCAGGCTTGCCAATAGCGGCACGCATGCCAAGGCGTTGATCGCACTTGACGATGTTGCGGTGACAACACCCGATGGCAAAGATCTTTATCGCAGTGGCAAGAAATGGATCGGACAAGGCGACCGGATTGTTCTGCTGGGGGCCAACGGCACCGGAAAGACGCAGTTGGTCAAGTTGATCCACCGGGCCATCACCGGGGCAGAGGGCGCCATCAAATGCGCGCCCACCGTCGTCGAAGGCTATTCCGATCAGCATCTGACACAGCTTGATGGGTGGGACACGCCGATGGAGGCGGTTGCCGGCCAATTTGATGTCGGCGATCAGCGCGCCCGGGGGCTGCTGGCGGGGGCCGGGGTGAATATCCAGATGCAGGACACACGTATTGATGCCTTGTCAGGTGGCCAGAAAGCCCGGCTGGCGATGCTGATCCTGCGGTTGAAACAGCCGAATTTCTATCTTCTGGACGAGCCCACGAACCATCTGGATATCGAAGGCCAGGAGGCGCTGGAAGACGAGTTGATTGCCCATGGTGCGTCCTGTCTTCTGGTCAGTCACGACCGCAGCTTTCTGCGCAATGTGGGCAACCGGTTTTGGGAAATCCAACGCAAGCGGCTGGTGGAAGTCGATGATCCAGAGGCATTTCTGAATGCCGAAATGACGGGCTGAAAGGACAGACACCGGCATGCGGGCGACCATGGTTGGCTTGTTTCAGGCAGAGGCCTGCATCATCGCAAGTGCCTGGGCAAAAAAGTCGGGCCCACCAAAGTTGCCCGATTTCAATGCCAGCGCCGTCGGCCCGCTGCGCAGCAACGGGACACCCGCAGCGGCCCTCGGTCCAATGCGCAACGCGCTTGCGCCAAGGCCAGTAACCACCGCACCCGAGGTTTCGCCCCCCGCCACCACCAGCCGCCGGACGCCTGCATCAACAAGTGCAGGCGCCAGCCGCGCAAAAAACGTCTCAATCGCATGGGCCGCCACGCCCGCGCCATACCTGTCCTGTGCTGTCTTCACGACGGCGGGATCGGCAGATGCATGGATCATCGGGGTCGTGTTTTGTGCCGCGACCCAGGCCACAATATCAGCGATCTGATAATCCCCCATAACGGCGCGGTCAGCGTCGATCTGGAAGGTTGGCGCTTTGGCGGCATAAACATCGACCTGCTGGCGGGTGGCGATACTGCAAGAACCCGAGAAGACGACGCCAGGACCTGTAACAGGTGCCCAATCGGGGGTCTTGGGCAAGCGGTCAAAATTTGCAGGCAGGCCAAGGGCAATGCCTGATCCGCCGCAGAGCAGCGGCAAATGTTTCGCAGCGCGGCCGATCGCGATCAGGTCAGCATCCGTGATCGCATCGGTGATCAGATGCGCCCGGCCATGCAGCGCGGCCGCAATTGCGCGAGCCCCCTGTTGCACGACATGCGCCGGAACATGCCCCACATCCCGTGCCGACTGGGCGGATAGGACACGGCGCAAATCCGCATCCGTCATCGGGGTCAGCGGATGGTGCTGCATCCCGCTTTCATTCAGCAGTGCGTCGCCCACAAACAGATGGCCTTGATAGACGCTACGCCCGTTTTCGGGAAAGGCGGGGCAGACAATCACGGCCTCAGCCCCAAGATGGGCAGCCAGCGCATCCAGAACAGGGCCGATATTGCCCTGCGGCGTGCTGTCAAATGTCGAACAGACCTTAAAGACGATCTGCCCGGCCCCTTGTGCCTGCAACCAGTCACAGGCGGCCAGCGATGCGGCAATTGCCTGATCCACCGGGGCCGTCCGGGATTTCAACGCGATGACACCCGCATCAAGCGCGGCGTCAGCTGCGCCATCAGGCACGCCGATAAACTGGGTCACGGTCATGCCCGCCTCGGCCAGCGTCAGTCCGATATCAGATGCACCCGTAAAGTCATCCGCGATGACGCCCAGCTTCATGACAACACCTGCATGTCAGACCCGTCCCCGCAAACGCCGGAACCCGCGCCGAATGAAAGGAAGCTGGCTGGAAATCAGGATCAGGTTGAGCAACAGCAGAATCCCCGCAACCGGCCGCGAGGCAAACACCATCAGATCGCCACCCGAAATCAGCAGTGAGCGGCGGAAGGTTTCATCAAACAATCCGCCAAGGATCACGCCGATAACCAGCGGGGCAATCGGGAATTTCAGCATATTCAGGAAATAGGCCACAAAACCAACCCCAAGCATCAGGTACAGATCATTGATCCCCCCGCCCACACTGAACGACCCGATGGTCGTCAGGACCATCACGATGGGCAGAAAGACGACCTGCGGGATTTGCAGGATCTTGATAAAGATGCGCGCTGTGAAAATCCCCATGATGAACATCGTCACCGAGGCCAGCACCATGATTGCCACCACCCGCAGGATGATTTCGGGGTCGATGGTCGGGCCGGGGATGATGTTGTTCAGCTTGAAAGCGCCCATCAGGGCAGCTGCAGGCGGCGATCCGGGGATGCCAAGCACCAGCAACGGGATCAGCGCGCCACCGATACAGGCGTTGTTTGCAGTTTCGGAACACAATAACCCGTCCAGCGACCCTTTACCGAACGTGTCACTTTCATTGCTGACGGTTTTGCCCACCCCGTAACTGACCCAGCCCGCAACATCCTCGCCCACACCGGGCAAGGCACCGACCCCGGTGCCAATCACGCCTGATCGGGTGATCGTCGGCAAGTGTCGTCGGACTGTCCGCAGATTTGGCAGAATGCGCCCTTTCAACGCGGCGACCTTGCCGACATCCATATGCCGCATCCCGTCGATGATCTGGGGAATGGCGAAGGCACCCATCAGGACGGGGACGACCTGAAAACCGCTCAGCATATAGGACCAGCCAAAGGTGTATCGCGGCTCGCTTAACAGCGGATCAAGCCCGACCATTGCCATGGCCAACCCAATCAGGCCCGCGATCCAGCCTTTGACAACCAGATCTTCCGACATCAGCGTGCCCGATAGCAGAATGCCGAAAAGTGCCAGCAGCGCCTTTTCCGGACTGGCAATGTTCTGGGACAAAAGAAGCAGAACCCAAACAAAAACCAGCAGGGCAATCGTCCCGATCAGTGTGCCGATAAAGCTGGCTGTGGTCGTCAGGCCCAGCGCCTCACCCCCGCGGCCCGCTTTGGCCAAAGGGTAGCCGTCCATCGCCGTCGCGGCACTTGCCGCGGTGCCGGGTATATTCAACAGAATAGACGGGTAGGACCCGCCATAGATGGCCCCGACATAGGCCCCTAACAACGCGATAAGGGAATAGTCCAGCGGGATCTTGTTGCCAAAGAAACCGGTCAGGATCGTTACGGCAAGCGTGGCGGTCAGCCCGGGAAGCGCACCGAACGTGATCCCCAGAAACACCGAAACAAGAAGATAGGCGTAGGTCAGCGGGTCGGTCACCAGAGCCACGAAAGCACCGCCAAATCCGGTCAGTTGCGACAGCACGAATTCCATCACGACCTCCAGATCGGTCGCAGGGTGACGTAGTAGTGATACTCGATCTGCGTAAAGATAATGCCGCCGCGATTGGGCACATTCTGGCGAAAACCAAAGGCCATGGCGCAGACCAGAAGGGTGGGCGCAATCACCGCAATTGCCGGGCAGACCCTTAGTACCCGATCATCGCGCGCGCGCCACAGCATCAGGCCGGTCAACGTGGCCCAGGCAAGCAACGTCACCACGTCATCATCATGTGCGGCCCATTCGGCCTGTGGTAAATGCGCGATCAGCGCATAGGCACCGCATAGCGCCACAGCGCTGGCAGCCAGTATCATGCGCCGTGGCAGGCCCCGGTGAAACCCAAACGTCAATGCGGTGATCAGCAAGCCGCTACCGGCAATAAAATCGACCCGCGGAACCAGACCCGCGATGTAGAAAAACAAAATGATCCCGATGGTGGTAAAACGGATCGCTTCCTGTCTGTCCCAACCGATGCCCACAGCACTTAGCGCGCGTGTGGCGCCGCCAGCGCGGACGGAAATGATCAGCAAAACAACCGACAGGACCAGCATCGCGGAAAAGATACCAAGTGGCACGATGGCAGCCGAATTGTACCAATCCGCCCCGCTGACCCCGGCCCGGTTGCCGCCCCATAACGGTATGTCGAACGTGCGGACAAGAAAGAACAGGGAAACCCCGATCAACACCAATGCGCCCCAAAAATCCCGGGCGCGCAGGGTCGCGATATCGTCTTCATTCATGCCGGGCTGTCCTTGTCGCTGCGCGAAGAAAGGCGCGGAGGGAGAGACCCGCGCCTTTCAGTCCTATGAACTGAGCGTCCTGCGGTCAGGGTTTCTCAATTCCAAGGCTTGCCGGGTCAACGGTGGTCGCGCCCAGCTCTTGCAGCGTGTAGGCAAAGTTCGCCTCGAGCGTGGCAAAGATGGCCTTTGCGTCATCACCATACTGGCCGCCGACGTCGTAATTATTCGCAGCAGCCCAGTCTGCAACAACATCCGAGGCAATTGCCTGTTCAAAAGCGGCCCCGAGTGTTGATTTCACATCGTCGGACGCGCTGTCATGCACTGCAAATCCAATGGCCTGTTTCAGCGGAAGATACTTGTCCAGACCGTCATAGATATCAAAGGCGGACGGGACCGTCTGGCCGGCAATTTCAGCGCTGTCTTCGGTCAGCATGGCCAGCGGCCGCAGCTTGCCACCCTCGATCAGTGGCGCCTGCTCTGCAAGAGAGGTCACAACCAGCGCGACCTCTCCGGCAATCGCGGCTTCCTGACCCGGGGCCGAGCCCTGGTAGGGAACAAACAGAAACTCCGCATCGGCGCCGTTCTGGATCGCCAGCAGATTCAAATGGTGAATCGACCCCGCACCGGACGCGGCGGCCGGAATGGTCTCGGGTGCTGCCTTGGCCGCATCCACCAGCTCTTCCAGGCTATTATAGGGGCTGTCGGCAGGAACAGAGATCAGATCAGGCGAGCCCCCGACAATGAAGGGGTACCAAAAGTCGAATTTCTTGTCCCAACCGCCCTGAACGGCGGCGGTGACGTTGGATTCAGACAGACCAACCAGCGTATAGCCATCATCAGGCTGGTTCATGACATAGACCATGCCATTGGACCCGGCCACGCCCCCGGTTTGATTGATCACATTGATCGACACAGGCAGATGTTTTTCCATCTCGGCCATGATCATGCGGTTGATGCTGTCCGTGCCACCACCCGCGCCCCAGACAACGGCGGTTGTGATGTCACGGAATGGGTAGTCCTGCGCGGATACGCCACTTGCCAGCCCCGTCACCAATGTGACGGTCGCCACCAGTTTCCCTAGCTTGATTGTCATTGCTTGTCCTCCCAGACGTCATTGTTCTTTGTTGCATTTATTTACGTATGCATTAAATGATACGCTGTCAACTTTTCCATTGAGTGCATCAAGGAATGCGTTGACAGTCGGCGCGGCACAAAAGGGGCAAGTATGACCAAGACCTTCAAAATTGCGGTTTTTCATGGGGATGGGATCGGCCCTGAAATCATGGGGCCAACAGTTCAAATCCTACAGCAAATGGCCGACGCGTCGGATAGCTACGCACTGACATTTGCGGATGCCCCCGCCGGGGCAGCGCATTACGCAAAAACAGGCGAATCGCTGCCTGCCGCCTCGATGGAAACAGCGCGCGCCGCCGATGCGATTCTGCTTTCGGCGATGGGATTGCCAGACGTGCGATACGATGATGGCACCGAGATTTCGCCACAGATCGACCTGCGCAAGGCGCTGACCTTGTTCGCCGGTGTCCGCCCTGTGACGTTGAAACACGGCCAGCAGACGCCGCTGAACATGCCGGAGGGACGTGAAATTGACTTTGTGCTGATCCGCGAAAGCACCGAAGGATTGTTTCATACCCAAGGCCGGGGCGAGGTCAGCCAGAACGAAGCCCGCGAGACCTTGCTGATCACGCGCGACATTTCCGAAAAACTGTTCCGCTTTGCCTTTGATCTTGCCAAGAACCGCAAAACCGCAGGTCGCGGCCCCGGCAAGGTAACTTGCGTCGACAAAGCCAATGTTTTCCGCGCATTCGCCTTTTTCCGCGAGATGTTTGATACAGAGGCACGCAAACATCCCGACATCCTCGCCGACCATGCCTATGTGGACGCAACCGCCCTTTGGATGGTTCAGAAGCCATGGGATTTCGATGTGCTTGTGACCGAGAACATGTTCGGCGACATCCTGTCGGATCTGGGCGCGGGTCTGATGGGCGGGCTGGGCCTTGCGCCGTCAGCCGATATCGGGCTGGACCACGCCGTTTTTCAGCCCTGCCATGGGTCCGCACCTGACATCGCGGGCCAAGG
This region includes:
- the otnK gene encoding 3-oxo-tetronate kinase, with amino-acid sequence MKLGVIADDFTGASDIGLTLAEAGMTVTQFIGVPDGAADAALDAGVIALKSRTAPVDQAIAASLAACDWLQAQGAGQIVFKVCSTFDSTPQGNIGPVLDALAAHLGAEAVIVCPAFPENGRSVYQGHLFVGDALLNESGMQHHPLTPMTDADLRRVLSAQSARDVGHVPAHVVQQGARAIAAALHGRAHLITDAITDADLIAIGRAAKHLPLLCGGSGIALGLPANFDRLPKTPDWAPVTGPGVVFSGSCSIATRQQVDVYAAKAPTFQIDADRAVMGDYQIADIVAWVAAQNTTPMIHASADPAVVKTAQDRYGAGVAAHAIETFFARLAPALVDAGVRRLVVAGGETSGAVVTGLGASALRIGPRAAAGVPLLRSGPTALALKSGNFGGPDFFAQALAMMQASA
- a CDS encoding tripartite tricarboxylate transporter permease, which produces MEFVLSQLTGFGGAFVALVTDPLTYAYLLVSVFLGITFGALPGLTATLAVTILTGFFGNKIPLDYSLIALLGAYVGAIYGGSYPSILLNIPGTAASAATAMDGYPLAKAGRGGEALGLTTTASFIGTLIGTIALLVFVWVLLLLSQNIASPEKALLALFGILLSGTLMSEDLVVKGWIAGLIGLAMAMVGLDPLLSEPRYTFGWSYMLSGFQVVPVLMGAFAIPQIIDGMRHMDVGKVAALKGRILPNLRTVRRHLPTITRSGVIGTGVGALPGVGEDVAGWVSYGVGKTVSNESDTFGKGSLDGLLCSETANNACIGGALIPLLVLGIPGSPPAAALMGAFKLNNIIPGPTIDPEIILRVVAIMVLASVTMFIMGIFTARIFIKILQIPQVVFLPIVMVLTTIGSFSVGGGINDLYLMLGVGFVAYFLNMLKFPIAPLVIGVILGGLFDETFRRSLLISGGDLMVFASRPVAGILLLLNLILISSQLPFIRRGFRRLRGRV
- a CDS encoding tripartite tricarboxylate transporter substrate binding protein; amino-acid sequence: MTIKLGKLVATVTLVTGLASGVSAQDYPFRDITTAVVWGAGGGTDSINRMIMAEMEKHLPVSINVINQTGGVAGSNGMVYVMNQPDDGYTLVGLSESNVTAAVQGGWDKKFDFWYPFIVGGSPDLISVPADSPYNSLEELVDAAKAAPETIPAAASGAGSIHHLNLLAIQNGADAEFLFVPYQGSAPGQEAAIAGEVALVVTSLAEQAPLIEGGKLRPLAMLTEDSAEIAGQTVPSAFDIYDGLDKYLPLKQAIGFAVHDSASDDVKSTLGAAFEQAIASDVVADWAAANNYDVGGQYGDDAKAIFATLEANFAYTLQELGATTVDPASLGIEKP
- a CDS encoding isocitrate/isopropylmalate family dehydrogenase gives rise to the protein MTKTFKIAVFHGDGIGPEIMGPTVQILQQMADASDSYALTFADAPAGAAHYAKTGESLPAASMETARAADAILLSAMGLPDVRYDDGTEISPQIDLRKALTLFAGVRPVTLKHGQQTPLNMPEGREIDFVLIRESTEGLFHTQGRGEVSQNEARETLLITRDISEKLFRFAFDLAKNRKTAGRGPGKVTCVDKANVFRAFAFFREMFDTEARKHPDILADHAYVDATALWMVQKPWDFDVLVTENMFGDILSDLGAGLMGGLGLAPSADIGLDHAVFQPCHGSAPDIAGQGLANPFAMILSAAMMLDWLGIKHDSAAMRNDGTRLREAVEEVVARGNVLTRDLGGTADTEAAASAILSALFVT